A part of Thermocrinis albus DSM 14484 genomic DNA contains:
- a CDS encoding POTRA domain-containing protein yields MLVLFLFLFCLGSWGKVILESNYPLEGNNLQKVLTERNYEEIVQIISSMEVVKNVRTEKKGEDVIIYVERYPVIKKIIISGNRGVSRQEILGVLGLAEGAPITEDFPLKEIEERVKELYADKGFLEAKVAVTLSVDQRGYAELYVGIDEGDLFFLKGGVYEGSRLDSKFLDRKLGIVEGRVFSKSQIEEKLPLLQDTYLSLGFWESFVYYEGVKGEVYPRPFWRVLMPLEPGSSKNPLHLAGALVEGLSTLFTHPIATFKALTGKGHVAYPIFRVVEGRRYHVTFEGNSFFDGSLLLKATQLPQKGVDPFSLEEAVEGIGELYKTKGFLDASVSYQVKDGNIIFRIHEGQRYFMVIGNKEEPYDEEKLEEIKEEILEDLKKDGYLLAEVDVHKRVDTTAKKVYVEFKVNKGKKQILKDIVCEGEDKDIREIFRAVQEKLPTFYDTKIIENLNLQLDKYFKEKGYMEGDFSAEVRLEEDKDAVFYTYLYKVTKGERYRLGEDVYYGYKKISQRELSYMTVRDEYYYRKLDDMTLYNFYTSDIFSGVRIQTFVDRKNKKVHRLIQLQEDKRGYYDLAVGYNTQDRITLGFQLGLKDLMGLGVELKGMYARSSKREAYRLSVGDKFFFTRNLWINGDIFKEWSQHRSYSLTSKGVAVAFGYRITPYTSIGPAFSVTDNSVLGSIISLRKYSFFLLREYRDDIFSPQRLHYDSLTFTVAEGERRYTKLELNTYYLIPLPRRSTLVLKVAGGSVSKGAPIFDRFFLGGLKDMRGYSYEEIGQPSGGRYYLFGRTELEISVRGPFVVIPFYEMGGVSDRISRIDIKHSFGVSAGFQTPVGPVRFDIAFPGEKNFLRRVKFYVSVGYLY; encoded by the coding sequence ATGCTGGTCTTGTTTCTTTTCCTTTTCTGCCTCGGTTCTTGGGGAAAGGTGATTCTAGAATCCAACTACCCCCTTGAGGGTAACAATCTGCAGAAGGTTCTAACGGAGAGAAACTACGAAGAGATAGTGCAGATCATAAGTAGCATGGAGGTGGTTAAAAACGTGAGGACAGAGAAGAAGGGGGAGGATGTAATCATCTACGTGGAGAGGTATCCTGTCATAAAAAAGATAATCATATCGGGAAACAGGGGTGTGAGTAGACAGGAGATACTGGGCGTTCTGGGACTGGCGGAGGGAGCACCCATTACCGAAGATTTCCCTCTGAAGGAGATAGAAGAAAGGGTTAAGGAACTTTACGCAGATAAGGGTTTTCTGGAAGCAAAGGTGGCTGTAACTCTAAGTGTGGATCAAAGAGGTTATGCAGAACTTTACGTAGGCATAGACGAAGGTGATCTTTTCTTTCTGAAAGGGGGCGTGTACGAAGGCTCCCGTTTGGATAGTAAGTTTTTAGACAGAAAACTGGGTATAGTGGAGGGAAGAGTCTTCTCCAAAAGTCAAATAGAGGAAAAGCTGCCGCTGTTACAGGACACTTACCTGTCTTTAGGCTTTTGGGAGAGTTTTGTTTACTACGAAGGCGTAAAAGGTGAGGTGTATCCTCGTCCTTTCTGGCGTGTTCTCATGCCCTTGGAACCCGGTAGCAGCAAAAACCCGTTACACTTGGCGGGCGCTCTTGTGGAAGGTTTGAGCACTCTCTTTACACACCCTATAGCTACCTTCAAAGCCCTCACCGGTAAAGGTCACGTAGCATACCCTATCTTCAGAGTTGTGGAAGGAAGACGCTATCATGTAACTTTCGAAGGAAATAGTTTTTTTGATGGGAGCCTTCTCCTGAAGGCTACCCAGTTACCCCAGAAGGGTGTGGACCCCTTTTCTTTGGAAGAGGCTGTAGAGGGTATTGGGGAACTTTATAAAACCAAAGGGTTTCTCGATGCCAGTGTCTCTTACCAAGTCAAGGACGGGAACATTATCTTCAGAATCCATGAGGGCCAGAGGTACTTTATGGTGATAGGGAATAAGGAAGAACCTTACGATGAGGAAAAGCTGGAAGAAATTAAGGAAGAAATTTTGGAGGATCTCAAAAAGGATGGATATCTCCTGGCGGAGGTAGATGTTCATAAAAGGGTAGATACTACCGCTAAGAAGGTTTACGTAGAGTTTAAGGTAAACAAAGGTAAAAAACAGATACTTAAGGATATTGTTTGTGAGGGAGAAGACAAAGACATAAGGGAGATCTTTCGTGCTGTTCAAGAAAAGCTACCTACCTTTTACGATACGAAAATTATCGAAAACCTCAACTTACAACTGGATAAGTATTTTAAAGAAAAGGGGTACATGGAGGGGGACTTTTCTGCAGAAGTAAGACTTGAGGAGGATAAGGACGCAGTTTTTTACACATACCTTTACAAGGTGACTAAAGGAGAGCGTTATAGGTTAGGGGAAGATGTGTACTACGGCTACAAAAAGATAAGTCAGAGAGAGTTGAGTTATATGACAGTGAGAGATGAATACTATTACCGTAAGCTGGACGATATGACCCTTTACAACTTTTACACTAGCGATATTTTCAGCGGTGTACGTATACAGACTTTTGTGGACCGTAAGAACAAGAAGGTGCACCGACTCATACAGCTCCAAGAAGATAAGAGAGGATACTACGACCTTGCCGTAGGTTACAACACACAGGACCGTATCACTCTGGGATTTCAGTTGGGTCTGAAGGACCTTATGGGGTTAGGTGTGGAGCTAAAGGGAATGTATGCCAGGAGCTCAAAGCGTGAGGCCTACAGGCTGAGTGTTGGGGATAAGTTTTTCTTCACCAGGAACCTATGGATTAACGGTGATATCTTTAAAGAGTGGTCCCAACACAGGTCTTACAGTCTCACCTCAAAGGGTGTGGCTGTCGCCTTCGGTTACAGAATAACACCTTACACATCAATAGGTCCGGCCTTCTCTGTTACCGACAACAGTGTTTTGGGAAGTATCATAAGTCTGAGGAAATACAGCTTCTTCCTCCTGAGAGAGTACAGAGACGATATATTCAGTCCCCAGAGGCTCCACTACGATAGCCTTACCTTCACCGTAGCGGAGGGAGAAAGACGTTACACCAAGTTGGAGTTAAACACCTACTACTTAATACCCTTGCCACGTAGAAGCACATTGGTGCTAAAGGTGGCAGGCGGCAGCGTAAGCAAAGGGGCACCCATCTTTGACAGGTTCTTTCTCGGTGGTCTCAAGGATATGAGGGGATACAGTTACGAGGAGATAGGACAGCCTTCGGGAGGAAGATACTACCTTTTTGGTAGAACGGAGCTGGAGATCTCGGTGAGAGGACCTTTTGTGGTGATTCCTTTCTACGAAATGGGTGGGGTTTCCGATAGGATAAGCCGAATAGACATAAAACACAGTTTCGGTGTGAGTGCCGGATTCCAGACACCTGTGGGACCTGTCCGTTTTGATATAGCCTTCCCGGGTGAGAAAAACTTTCTCAGAAGGGTTAAGTTCTATGTATCTGTGGGATATCTCTACTGA
- the galU gene encoding UTP--glucose-1-phosphate uridylyltransferase GalU, whose amino-acid sequence MVRKAVLPVAGWGTRFLPATKAMPKEMFPIIDKPVIQFIVEECLEAGIENIIFVTGRHKRPIEHHFDINTDLEKHLEHAGKTEILRNIFHISRIINPIYIRQKEQLGLGHAVLVAEPVVGNEPFVVALGDVIVKDEKNVVERMIEVYQRFGKSVIAVFEVSPKEVSQYGIVSCRHIERDIYILDDLVEKPHPDEAPSNLAIVGRYLFTPTIFEKLKVTPPGKGGELQLTDAMRLVLEEEAIYAIKIKAKVYDTGTPLGYIRTLVEFALQREDLKEPLLDFLKDLLSRDIPQIHRT is encoded by the coding sequence ATGGTAAGAAAGGCGGTGTTACCGGTGGCTGGATGGGGGACAAGGTTTTTACCGGCCACCAAAGCTATGCCCAAGGAGATGTTTCCCATAATAGACAAACCTGTCATTCAGTTCATAGTGGAAGAGTGTTTGGAGGCAGGTATAGAGAACATCATATTTGTAACAGGAAGACACAAGAGACCTATAGAGCACCACTTTGACATCAACACCGATTTAGAAAAACACCTGGAGCATGCCGGTAAGACGGAGATTCTCAGAAACATATTTCACATAAGCAGGATCATAAACCCCATATACATAAGACAAAAGGAGCAGCTGGGATTGGGCCATGCGGTTTTAGTGGCAGAGCCTGTGGTGGGTAACGAGCCCTTTGTGGTAGCCTTAGGCGATGTGATAGTGAAGGATGAGAAGAACGTGGTGGAGAGGATGATAGAGGTGTATCAGCGTTTCGGTAAAAGTGTTATAGCTGTCTTTGAAGTGAGTCCTAAGGAGGTTTCCCAGTACGGGATAGTTTCGTGCAGACACATAGAGAGAGACATATACATACTGGATGATCTGGTGGAGAAGCCTCATCCCGACGAGGCACCATCTAACTTGGCCATAGTAGGGAGATACCTCTTTACACCCACCATATTTGAGAAGTTAAAGGTGACGCCTCCGGGGAAAGGAGGTGAGCTGCAGCTAACAGATGCCATGAGACTTGTGTTGGAAGAAGAAGCCATATACGCTATAAAGATAAAGGCAAAGGTGTACGACACAGGCACACCCTTAGGGTACATACGGACCCTTGTGGAGTTCGCCCTTCAGAGAGAGGATCTAAAGGAACCATTACTAGACTTTCTGAAAGACCTGCTCAGTAGAGATATCCCACAGATACATAGAACTTAA
- a CDS encoding phosphoribosylanthranilate isomerase: MERKVKVKFCGLTREEDVVKARELCVSYVGFVMYPKSPRYVSKERLKELITIAGDVLKVAVVVNLPYEDLRELLDMGVDLLQLHGDEDPSIAFRVGMDRVIKAFRVKDGLRVDPVWREAHAVLLDTHKEGTYGGTGETFNWDVAVSLVRQGYRIILSGGLTPQNVGEAIKKVKPYGVDVSSGIELSPGVKDHKKMEEFCHAVENP; the protein is encoded by the coding sequence ATGGAACGGAAGGTTAAGGTGAAGTTCTGCGGTCTTACAAGGGAAGAGGATGTGGTCAAAGCAAGGGAGTTGTGTGTGTCTTACGTGGGTTTTGTGATGTACCCTAAGAGTCCACGTTATGTAAGCAAAGAGAGACTAAAGGAGCTTATTACCATCGCTGGAGATGTGCTAAAGGTGGCGGTGGTGGTGAACCTTCCTTACGAGGATCTTAGGGAGCTTCTGGACATGGGAGTTGATCTCTTACAGTTACATGGAGACGAGGATCCTTCCATTGCTTTCAGAGTAGGTATGGATAGGGTTATAAAGGCTTTTAGGGTCAAGGACGGCCTAAGGGTTGATCCTGTTTGGAGGGAGGCTCATGCGGTTCTCTTAGACACCCACAAGGAGGGTACCTACGGAGGAACCGGAGAAACCTTCAACTGGGATGTGGCGGTAAGTTTAGTGCGCCAAGGGTATAGGATCATCCTTTCTGGGGGGCTTACACCTCAAAACGTGGGTGAGGCTATAAAGAAGGTGAAGCCCTACGGTGTGGATGTGTCCTCGGGTATAGAGCTATCTCCTGGTGTAAAGGACCACAAAAAGATGGAGGAGTTCTGTCATGCTGTTGAGAACCCATAA
- a CDS encoding PaaI family thioesterase has product MLLRTHKEIDRSLSGEPLIVEEGRAVVTLLTHDRMRADERGLLHGGFIFSLADYCAMLTVNEPTVVLAHASVQFKKPVVVGDFLRAEGELTRVEGKKRWVKVRVFRGDEEVFEGDFLCVVPEKHVLDR; this is encoded by the coding sequence ATGCTGTTGAGAACCCATAAAGAGATAGACAGGAGTCTCAGCGGAGAGCCTCTCATCGTAGAGGAAGGCAGGGCTGTGGTGACGCTCCTTACTCACGATAGGATGCGTGCCGATGAAAGAGGGCTCCTACACGGAGGTTTTATCTTCAGTCTTGCCGACTACTGTGCCATGTTGACGGTCAACGAGCCTACTGTAGTACTGGCTCATGCCAGTGTACAGTTCAAAAAGCCCGTGGTGGTGGGAGACTTCCTGAGAGCGGAGGGAGAACTTACCAGAGTGGAGGGAAAAAAGCGCTGGGTAAAAGTGAGAGTCTTCAGAGGGGATGAGGAGGTTTTTGAGGGAGATTTCCTGTGTGTGGTACCAGAGAAGCACGTACTGGACAGATAG